Proteins found in one Paenibacillus wynnii genomic segment:
- a CDS encoding rod shape-determining protein encodes MFGGFTKDLGIDLGTANTLVYVRGKGIVVREPSVVAINTDTKTIEAVGESAKKMIGRTPGNIRAIRPMKDGVIADFDTTATMIKYFIRQAQKQRSIFQRHPNVMVCVPSGITAVEQRAVEDATKQAGAREAYIIEEPFAAAIGADLPVWEPTGSMVVDIGGGTTEVAVISLGGIVTSRSVRVAGDEMDEAIIQYIKRQYNLMIGERTSEQLKLDLGSALSLEKAETMEIRGRDLVTGLPKTLTITSDEVCEALSDTVNAIIEAVKVTLEKCPPELAADIMDRGIVLTGGGALLRNLDKLLARETGMPVIVAENPLDCVAIGTGKALENIHLFKSRSNSTFRSKR; translated from the coding sequence ATGTTTGGTGGTTTTACGAAAGACTTAGGAATTGACTTGGGGACAGCAAATACGCTTGTCTATGTTCGCGGTAAGGGGATTGTTGTAAGAGAACCTTCCGTGGTGGCCATAAATACGGATACAAAAACGATTGAAGCTGTAGGCGAATCCGCCAAAAAAATGATTGGTCGGACACCGGGTAACATCCGTGCAATTCGTCCAATGAAGGATGGCGTAATTGCTGATTTTGATACAACTGCTACGATGATTAAGTACTTTATCCGTCAGGCTCAAAAGCAGCGTTCCATCTTTCAGCGTCACCCTAATGTAATGGTGTGCGTTCCTTCCGGAATTACTGCGGTAGAGCAGCGTGCTGTTGAGGATGCTACGAAACAAGCAGGAGCTCGTGAAGCTTACATCATTGAGGAGCCTTTCGCGGCTGCTATCGGTGCAGATTTACCGGTATGGGAACCAACGGGCAGCATGGTTGTTGATATCGGCGGAGGAACTACAGAAGTAGCCGTTATCTCACTTGGAGGTATTGTTACAAGCCGTTCCGTACGCGTGGCAGGTGATGAAATGGATGAAGCTATCATCCAGTACATCAAACGTCAATATAATCTTATGATCGGGGAACGCACCTCTGAGCAGCTTAAGCTGGATCTGGGCTCTGCACTTTCTCTTGAAAAAGCTGAAACCATGGAGATTCGGGGACGTGACCTTGTAACAGGTCTTCCGAAGACACTAACCATCACTTCTGATGAGGTTTGTGAAGCACTCTCTGATACAGTTAATGCTATTATTGAAGCGGTTAAGGTTACCTTGGAGAAATGTCCGCCCGAGCTTGCAGCAGATATCATGGACCGTGGTATTGTATTAACTGGCGGCGGTGCCCTGCTTCGCAATTTGGATAAGCTGTTAGCCCGTGAGACCGGAATGCCGGTGATCGTCGCTGAGAATCCTTTGGATTGTGTAGCTATCGGTACAGGCAAGGCGCTTGAGAATATTCATTTGTTCAAAAGCCGCAGCAACTCAACTTTTCGTTCCAAACGTTAA
- the radC gene encoding RadC family protein: MESQTLMLRDLPHEERPRERMMQYGAESLSQAELLAILLRTGTRRESAIGIAQRMLSQVGGLRQLADLSIKELTLIKGIGPAKAIQLKAGIELGRRMSNSRLNQLVTIRSPYDAADILTEQLRYLQKEHFVCLFLNTKNHVIAQETLSMGSLNASIVHPREVFRAAIKCSSASIICAHNHPSGDPTPSPEDISLTSRLVQAGEIVGIDVLDHLIIGDSSFVSMKEKGLMG, encoded by the coding sequence ATGGAGTCGCAAACATTAATGCTGCGGGACCTCCCCCATGAAGAACGACCACGAGAGCGCATGATGCAATATGGGGCAGAATCATTGAGTCAAGCGGAGCTGTTGGCTATTCTGCTTCGCACAGGAACACGCCGGGAATCCGCGATTGGTATTGCACAGCGTATGCTTTCTCAGGTAGGCGGTTTACGTCAACTGGCAGATCTCAGCATCAAGGAATTGACTTTGATCAAAGGGATCGGACCTGCCAAGGCCATCCAACTGAAAGCGGGCATTGAACTTGGAAGACGAATGTCCAACTCAAGGCTGAACCAGCTTGTGACCATTCGCAGCCCATATGATGCGGCTGATATATTAACAGAACAGCTCCGTTATTTGCAAAAAGAGCATTTTGTCTGTTTATTTCTAAATACCAAGAATCATGTTATTGCCCAAGAGACGCTGTCGATGGGCAGTCTTAATGCTTCTATTGTTCATCCGCGTGAGGTTTTCAGAGCAGCCATTAAGTGTAGCAGTGCTTCTATTATATGTGCACACAACCATCCAAGCGGTGATCCTACGCCGAGTCCGGAAGATATATCTCTGACCTCAAGATTAGTGCAGGCGGGTGAGATTGTAGGGATCGATGTATTGGATCATTTGATTATTGGAGACAGCAGTTTTGTAAGTATGAAGGAAAAGGGATTAATGGGATAG
- a CDS encoding Maf family protein, which translates to MDDENSRLLILASGSPRRKELLSMLGIPFAVVTSEADESTPPDWTPERVVRSLALRKAEAVIDASNQRDTIIIGSDTIVELEGRILGKPVDKQDSKAMLTALQGRSHQVYTGVACIGLPEGKVLVDHRVTTVTMRALSPEEIDAYVETGEPADKAGSYAIQGLGSTLVEKIDGCYFNVVGLPLSLLGGMLSEFGIHVLVQPGE; encoded by the coding sequence GTGGACGATGAGAACTCACGCCTCCTTATTCTTGCCTCGGGTTCACCCCGCCGGAAGGAGCTTTTATCGATGCTGGGCATCCCCTTTGCGGTGGTGACCAGTGAAGCCGATGAAAGTACTCCGCCGGACTGGACACCGGAGAGAGTTGTACGGTCGCTGGCCCTGCGTAAGGCAGAGGCTGTGATAGATGCAAGCAATCAACGGGATACCATAATTATAGGCAGTGATACGATTGTGGAGCTGGAAGGTCGGATTCTCGGCAAACCGGTGGACAAGCAGGATAGCAAGGCAATGCTCACCGCTCTGCAAGGCAGAAGCCATCAGGTGTATACTGGAGTAGCCTGTATCGGGCTGCCTGAAGGTAAGGTACTGGTTGATCACCGAGTAACTACTGTGACGATGAGGGCGTTAAGCCCTGAAGAGATTGATGCTTATGTGGAAACGGGAGAGCCGGCGGACAAGGCAGGTTCATATGCCATACAAGGACTCGGATCTACCCTGGTGGAGAAGATTGATGGCTGCTACTTCAATGTAGTTGGACTTCCTCTTTCACTGCTTGGAGGTATGTTATCCGAATTCGGTATACATGTTTTGGTACAGCCGGGAGAGTAA
- a CDS encoding DUF4321 domain-containing protein: protein MKKKNVGTLLLFLILGWLAGAWIAKLLQPVKTLSFLTQSTMLKWSPQADLDIITYDITIQLKLCLLSLIGIITAVWLYRRL from the coding sequence ATGAAGAAGAAAAATGTAGGAACACTGCTGTTATTTCTAATTCTGGGCTGGCTGGCCGGAGCGTGGATCGCCAAGCTGTTGCAGCCCGTAAAGACTCTTTCCTTTCTTACACAATCGACCATGCTCAAATGGTCGCCACAAGCGGATTTGGACATCATAACTTACGACATCACTATTCAATTGAAATTGTGTCTGCTCAGTCTGATCGGTATTATTACCGCCGTATGGCTGTACCGCAGGCTGTAA
- a CDS encoding SPOR domain-containing protein: MSNGRMTFRFDVEKAKSDLEERWTGSGLSKNKEYVPLDRPIEVPQEPYDLYSNSEAPMQPPILSINEQVWNSSIYEDTPDEIYSGAYHSRKPFYGWKFVASVAAAIGIGLLFGYVALSFFRGGDLPNISVNGAFNQMVTGGQNTGDALEPAGTGTSGLPIMGEDSVGTLPAIPVQIAGQSYYLLQYGVFSTSQGASKAEQELLTAGLAAGLDPSDGNRVYAGISPDREQAKLLSNGLKAQGIELYVREVTIPATEQLTFGGTAESVNNYFAISNRILEKLSSLSATLLSNGTTASIDDVSSIHMEWTEAVKSLESGLPKTAFQIIAAQEKTVNQGISALNEYGKNKSDGLLWEVQAAMMSFLSGQKELLASLN; this comes from the coding sequence TTGAGTAATGGACGAATGACCTTTCGGTTTGATGTGGAGAAGGCTAAGTCGGATCTGGAAGAACGCTGGACGGGCAGTGGACTGAGCAAAAACAAGGAGTATGTTCCGTTGGATCGGCCAATAGAAGTTCCACAGGAACCATATGACCTTTATTCAAATTCGGAGGCCCCTATGCAACCTCCAATTCTCTCAATAAATGAACAAGTTTGGAACAGCAGTATCTATGAAGATACGCCAGATGAAATTTATAGCGGAGCCTACCATTCCCGTAAACCTTTTTACGGGTGGAAATTCGTAGCTTCAGTTGCTGCAGCTATCGGCATAGGATTACTATTTGGATATGTAGCGTTGTCCTTTTTTCGCGGCGGAGATCTGCCTAATATATCTGTTAATGGAGCTTTTAATCAAATGGTTACAGGCGGGCAGAACACAGGTGACGCCTTAGAACCTGCTGGGACTGGTACTTCCGGGTTACCGATTATGGGTGAGGATAGCGTGGGTACGCTTCCAGCAATACCGGTACAAATTGCCGGGCAAAGCTACTATCTGCTGCAATACGGAGTATTCAGTACATCGCAGGGAGCATCCAAGGCTGAGCAGGAGCTGCTGACGGCAGGCTTGGCAGCAGGGTTGGACCCTTCTGACGGGAACCGGGTATATGCGGGTATATCGCCTGATCGCGAGCAAGCGAAACTTCTGAGCAACGGACTGAAAGCTCAAGGTATTGAATTGTACGTGAGGGAAGTAACCATTCCGGCTACAGAACAGCTTACCTTTGGCGGAACAGCGGAGTCAGTGAACAATTATTTTGCGATTAGCAATAGAATCCTTGAGAAATTGAGTTCGTTATCAGCGACACTGTTGAGCAACGGTACAACAGCCTCAATCGATGATGTCAGTAGTATTCATATGGAGTGGACGGAAGCTGTAAAGTCGCTGGAGAGCGGCTTACCTAAGACAGCGTTTCAGATTATAGCCGCCCAAGAGAAAACCGTGAATCAGGGGATCTCAGCTCTTAATGAGTATGGGAAAAATAAATCGGACGGCCTGCTCTGGGAGGTTCAGGCTGCGATGATGAGTTTCCTCTCCGGACAAAAGGAATTGCTTGCTTCATTAAATTGA
- a CDS encoding glycosyltransferase family 4 protein, which yields MRKRMLFLSAKNLQTEDLEREIRQRGILGILLERFNIDLLTYGNGDLEYSTHCGPALVIHRVRKGMNGTIKELCQSNEYSHVFISHSLLGNCINLIKHILPDATIITDAYRSDSDQPVKITFKNMAIHHKLNAARARWNEQRLMNKTGLLLAVSEWDALLFKALSFKNAPKVHVLPHFIDMNQYNDTEPTSKENMIVLHWNMNTTQGKNAFQKFYHTIYPSVKVKVPDVQCFIVGSEVSAEVRRLVKEDESVVITGPLADPGRYIRRAKAFIAPLQEGCGSRSKILESWALKTPVVTSYQGSERLICQNNRNILLAHNTIEFAEKVVRLLEDPKLGSIIADRAHQTLLNHYEANSVKAKVFSLI from the coding sequence ATGCGTAAGAGAATGTTGTTTCTGTCTGCTAAGAATCTTCAGACAGAAGATTTAGAAAGAGAAATTAGACAAAGAGGTATCCTTGGAATCCTGCTGGAGAGATTTAATATTGATCTTTTAACCTATGGTAATGGTGATTTGGAATATTCAACGCATTGCGGGCCTGCTCTTGTGATACACAGAGTCAGGAAGGGTATGAACGGAACCATTAAGGAACTCTGCCAATCTAATGAATACTCTCATGTTTTTATATCACATAGTTTATTAGGGAATTGCATTAATCTTATAAAACATATCCTGCCAGATGCCACGATAATTACGGATGCCTATCGTTCTGATAGCGATCAGCCGGTTAAGATTACGTTTAAGAATATGGCTATACATCATAAGCTTAATGCTGCCCGGGCTCGTTGGAATGAGCAGAGGCTAATGAATAAAACCGGCCTCCTCCTAGCGGTTTCGGAATGGGATGCACTTTTGTTCAAGGCATTGTCTTTCAAGAATGCCCCTAAGGTGCATGTGCTGCCCCATTTCATAGATATGAACCAATACAATGATACGGAGCCGACATCCAAGGAGAACATGATCGTTCTTCACTGGAACATGAATACGACTCAGGGTAAAAATGCATTCCAGAAGTTTTATCATACGATTTATCCTTCAGTGAAAGTTAAGGTTCCCGATGTTCAATGTTTTATTGTCGGCAGTGAGGTGAGTGCCGAGGTAAGAAGACTGGTTAAGGAAGACGAATCGGTTGTAATCACCGGGCCGCTAGCGGATCCGGGTAGATACATACGTCGTGCTAAAGCCTTCATAGCCCCTCTTCAAGAGGGTTGCGGATCCCGTTCAAAGATTTTGGAGTCGTGGGCCCTAAAAACGCCAGTAGTAACAAGCTATCAAGGCTCTGAGAGGTTAATTTGCCAGAATAACCGCAATATTTTGCTGGCGCATAATACAATTGAGTTTGCCGAAAAAGTGGTTAGGTTGTTGGAAGATCCTAAGTTGGGTTCTATAATAGCCGATCGTGCGCATCAAACCCTTCTGAATCATTACGAAGCTAACAGTGTTAAGGCGAAGGTCTTCAGTTTAATATAA
- the murC gene encoding UDP-N-acetylmuramate--L-alanine ligase, whose protein sequence is MDTTERVHFIGIGGYGMSAIARVMLEMGYTVTGSDVAAQELTEKLIAKGAKVYIGHTAEQVKGADLVVYSTALSNDNVEWVEAERLNIPIIHRSQMLARLLNQRKGVAVAGAHGKTTTSSMIALVMEDCGVDPTYIIGGEIMNVGTNAKAGQGEFVVAEADESDGSFLQYHPWLGIVTNIEADHLENYGGDFNRLKAAYVQFMNHLAEDGTAIVCVDDENVISLLPEVKGKVISYGIHSKTADYVATDIVLGDRQVSFTMTGYGEVLGQIELSVPGQHNLYNAMATVIACLKADIPFAAIAAAIVKFNGAKRRFQVLGEVNEILVIDDYAHHPTEIQATISAAKATGKRIIAVFQPQRYTRTFFLLDAFSRAFAEADEVIITDIYSPAGEKQIEGVTSAKLVELIIQNSNAGARHLPCKEEVVADLQDRVAPGDLVITMGAGDIWKVSHALADYLKTR, encoded by the coding sequence TTGGATACTACTGAACGTGTTCATTTTATAGGGATCGGCGGTTACGGGATGAGCGCGATTGCCCGAGTAATGCTGGAGATGGGATATACCGTCACAGGCTCGGATGTAGCTGCTCAGGAACTAACGGAGAAGTTAATTGCTAAAGGTGCAAAAGTATATATCGGACATACCGCGGAGCAGGTTAAGGGAGCAGATTTGGTGGTCTACTCTACTGCTTTGTCCAATGATAATGTGGAATGGGTGGAAGCGGAGCGGTTGAATATTCCGATTATCCACCGTTCCCAAATGCTTGCACGTCTGCTTAACCAGCGCAAGGGTGTTGCTGTTGCAGGTGCTCACGGAAAGACAACCACCTCATCGATGATTGCTCTGGTGATGGAGGATTGCGGTGTTGATCCTACCTACATTATCGGTGGAGAAATTATGAATGTAGGTACGAATGCAAAGGCAGGACAAGGGGAGTTTGTAGTCGCTGAAGCTGATGAGAGTGATGGCTCATTCCTTCAATATCATCCTTGGCTCGGAATCGTTACCAATATTGAAGCGGATCACCTTGAGAATTACGGCGGTGATTTCAATAGACTCAAGGCAGCATACGTACAGTTCATGAATCATCTTGCTGAAGATGGAACTGCCATCGTATGTGTGGATGATGAGAATGTAATCTCTCTCTTGCCTGAGGTGAAAGGTAAAGTGATTTCTTACGGAATTCACTCCAAGACCGCTGATTATGTGGCTACCGACATCGTGCTCGGAGACCGCCAGGTCTCATTTACCATGACCGGATATGGAGAGGTTCTTGGACAGATTGAATTGTCTGTTCCCGGGCAGCATAACCTGTACAATGCCATGGCGACGGTAATCGCTTGTCTGAAAGCAGATATTCCTTTTGCAGCTATCGCTGCAGCAATTGTGAAATTTAACGGCGCCAAACGTCGTTTTCAAGTACTCGGTGAAGTGAATGAAATTCTAGTGATCGATGATTATGCTCATCATCCTACAGAAATACAGGCGACCATCAGCGCGGCAAAAGCAACCGGCAAACGTATTATTGCCGTGTTCCAGCCTCAACGCTATACGCGTACCTTCTTCCTGCTGGATGCATTCAGCCGTGCCTTTGCGGAGGCGGATGAGGTGATTATCACTGATATCTATTCACCTGCGGGAGAGAAGCAGATCGAAGGAGTTACTTCTGCGAAGCTGGTAGAACTGATTATTCAGAACAGCAATGCAGGGGCACGTCATTTGCCATGCAAAGAGGAAGTTGTGGCCGATCTTCAGGATCGTGTCGCTCCAGGAGACCTCGTAATAACCATGGGTGCGGGTGATATTTGGAAGGTAAGTCATGCCTTGGCTGATTATTTAAAGACTCGATAG
- a CDS encoding bifunctional folylpolyglutamate synthase/dihydrofolate synthase encodes MGDILGGSGSAPLGTYTEAVDWINSLIPFGIRPGLERIEKLMEKLENPQRRLKFIHVAGTNGKGSTCAFLTSVLIQSGYSVGTFTSPYITKFTNRFQYNGEDIPEETLTKLSNILHPLVNEMAESELGSPTMFEVATALAILYYSQECYPDVVVWETGLGGRLDVTNIVFPIVSVITNVGYDHTDVLGDTLEQIASEKAGIIKPGVPVISCVTQPEAVAVLKEKASACRTSLYLADEDFNYEITGIENGLQSFTFKGPFRSLDIDIAMKGVHQCTNAAGAMMVLEVLRQYLAFMLDDEDVLKGFRDTFWAGRLEEISSSPRIVLDGAHNPEGAESLAKSLPIFYKYSKLNLLMGMLSNKHHESYLEHILPIVDTLILTEPDFRKKMDADNLHEIVESLRGKYAKEHLEIIVERDWGKALQLLKTITAEDDLAVVSGTLYLIADVRSTLLQQPDSEKGW; translated from the coding sequence ATGGGAGATATACTCGGGGGCAGTGGATCTGCCCCTTTAGGGACCTATACAGAGGCTGTCGACTGGATTAACAGCCTCATTCCATTCGGAATTCGTCCAGGATTGGAACGGATCGAGAAGCTTATGGAAAAGCTGGAGAATCCGCAGCGCAGACTGAAGTTCATTCATGTTGCTGGGACGAACGGGAAAGGTTCGACCTGTGCTTTTTTAACAAGTGTGTTAATTCAAAGCGGGTACTCGGTGGGTACATTCACATCACCGTATATTACTAAATTTACGAACCGTTTTCAGTATAACGGTGAGGATATCCCTGAGGAAACACTGACCAAACTGTCTAATATCCTGCATCCCCTGGTGAATGAAATGGCTGAGTCTGAGCTAGGCTCTCCTACGATGTTTGAAGTAGCGACAGCACTTGCTATCCTCTACTATTCACAGGAGTGTTATCCAGATGTTGTCGTATGGGAGACAGGGCTTGGGGGAAGGCTTGATGTAACGAATATCGTATTCCCGATCGTGTCGGTGATTACAAATGTGGGCTATGACCATACGGATGTCCTTGGCGATACGCTGGAGCAGATTGCATCGGAAAAAGCCGGGATCATTAAGCCCGGTGTTCCTGTAATCAGTTGTGTTACTCAACCGGAAGCGGTGGCGGTTCTTAAGGAAAAAGCATCAGCATGCAGAACCAGTCTGTATCTTGCCGATGAAGATTTTAACTATGAAATTACCGGAATTGAGAACGGCCTGCAGTCCTTTACTTTCAAAGGACCGTTTCGGTCACTGGATATAGACATTGCAATGAAAGGCGTGCATCAATGTACCAATGCAGCCGGAGCAATGATGGTTCTTGAAGTGTTGCGGCAATACCTGGCTTTTATGCTGGACGACGAAGATGTTCTTAAGGGATTTCGCGATACTTTTTGGGCCGGTAGGCTGGAAGAGATAAGCTCTTCCCCGCGGATCGTACTGGATGGAGCGCATAATCCCGAGGGTGCAGAAAGTCTGGCGAAGAGCCTGCCTATCTTCTATAAATACAGCAAATTAAATTTGCTGATGGGCATGCTGTCAAACAAGCATCATGAATCCTACCTAGAGCATATACTACCTATAGTGGATACGCTCATCCTGACCGAACCGGATTTCCGGAAGAAAATGGACGCGGATAACCTGCATGAAATCGTGGAAAGTCTGCGGGGAAAATATGCCAAAGAGCATTTGGAAATTATAGTAGAACGTGATTGGGGCAAAGCGCTGCAACTGCTGAAGACGATAACAGCTGAGGACGACCTTGCCGTCGTTTCCGGTACGCTGTATTTAATCGCCGATGTGCGCAGCACACTTTTGCAGCAACCCGATTCTGAAAAAGGCTGGTGA
- a CDS encoding valine--tRNA ligase encodes MPTTYDPKAAEQKWYSYWTEGGYFRAGQRPDAQPYSIVIPPPNVTGMLHIGHALDFTLQDILIRTKRMQGFDTLWLPGTDHAGIATQTKVEQKLRQQGISRHDLGREKFLDQVWEWKEQYAETIHEQWAKMGLSLDYSRERFTLDDGLSKAVREVFVKLYKKGLIYRGKRIINWDPAARTALSDIEVEYKEVNGHLYHLRYPLKDGSGYITVATTRPETMLGDTAVAVHPEDDRYKDLIGKTLILPIIGREIPIIADDYVDKEFGSGAVKITPAHDPNDFEMGLRHNLPQINVMDESGTMNEEAGPYQGQDRSECRKAITADLKEQGVLISIEDHVHQVGHSERSGAVVEPYLSTQWFVKMKPLAEVAIDAQKDGKGVNFVPDRFEKIYLNWIENVRDWCISRQLWWGHRIPAWYSESTGELVVAHDEEEARRISGLDDLKQDEDVLDTWFSSALWPFSTLGWPDESSKDFERFYPNNVLVTGYDIIYFWVARMIFTAMEFTGEKPFADVLMHGLVRDSEGLKMSKSLGNGVDPLEVIEKYGADAMRYMISTSSTAGQDLRFRWERVEQARNFANKIWNASRFALMNLEGVTFEDIDITGELSTADRWILHRLNETSRDITRLMDSYEFGEIGRQLYNFIWDDLCDWYIEFAKLSLYGTNPAAKAKTQSVLAYTLDRTLRLIHPFMPFISEEIWQHLPHNGETITLAAWPEYDTALENTEAVAEMNLLMDVIRAVRNIRAEVNVPMSKKVELIVKASNAETLSIINRNDNYISRFCNTSSFEAGLNPETPDKVMSAVVTGAELLLPLSGLIDIEQEIARLEKEVQTLNNEVERVEKKLGNQGFVAKAPAKVIEEERAKQADYSAKREKVLARIAELRG; translated from the coding sequence ATGCCGACTACATACGACCCTAAAGCGGCGGAACAGAAGTGGTATTCGTATTGGACCGAGGGCGGATACTTCCGTGCGGGCCAGCGACCGGATGCACAGCCTTACAGTATTGTAATCCCGCCTCCAAATGTAACCGGAATGCTCCACATCGGACATGCGCTGGATTTCACTTTACAGGATATCCTGATTCGTACGAAGCGGATGCAGGGCTTTGATACCTTATGGCTGCCGGGAACAGACCATGCGGGTATCGCCACACAAACAAAGGTAGAGCAGAAGCTACGCCAACAGGGCATATCCCGGCATGATCTGGGACGTGAGAAATTCCTGGACCAGGTGTGGGAATGGAAGGAACAATACGCAGAAACCATCCATGAGCAGTGGGCCAAGATGGGCCTTTCACTGGACTACTCACGCGAGCGTTTTACCCTTGATGATGGCTTGTCCAAAGCGGTACGCGAGGTGTTCGTGAAGCTCTATAAAAAAGGCCTGATTTACCGCGGCAAACGCATTATTAACTGGGACCCTGCTGCCCGTACGGCATTGTCTGATATTGAGGTTGAATATAAAGAAGTTAACGGACACTTGTATCACCTTCGTTACCCGCTGAAAGACGGAAGCGGCTATATTACCGTAGCAACAACACGTCCGGAGACCATGCTGGGTGATACCGCAGTAGCTGTACATCCGGAGGACGACCGCTACAAGGATCTGATCGGCAAAACTTTGATCCTGCCTATTATCGGCCGTGAAATTCCGATTATTGCCGATGATTATGTAGATAAGGAATTTGGCAGCGGCGCCGTTAAGATTACACCGGCTCATGATCCAAATGACTTTGAAATGGGCCTTCGGCATAACCTTCCACAGATCAATGTGATGGATGAGAGCGGTACGATGAATGAGGAAGCGGGACCTTACCAAGGCCAAGACCGCAGTGAATGCCGTAAAGCCATCACGGCTGATCTTAAAGAGCAGGGTGTTCTGATCTCTATTGAAGATCATGTACATCAGGTAGGTCATAGCGAACGCTCAGGTGCTGTTGTTGAGCCTTATCTGTCAACACAATGGTTCGTAAAAATGAAGCCGTTGGCTGAAGTGGCAATCGATGCTCAGAAGGATGGTAAAGGCGTTAATTTTGTTCCGGATCGCTTTGAGAAAATCTACTTGAATTGGATTGAGAATGTACGCGACTGGTGTATTTCCCGCCAGCTGTGGTGGGGCCACCGAATCCCTGCTTGGTACTCAGAATCTACGGGTGAGCTTGTAGTTGCCCATGATGAAGAGGAAGCACGGAGAATCAGCGGTCTGGATGATTTGAAGCAGGACGAGGATGTACTGGATACGTGGTTCAGCTCGGCGCTTTGGCCGTTTTCAACCCTTGGCTGGCCGGACGAGAGCAGCAAGGACTTCGAACGTTTTTATCCGAATAATGTACTTGTTACGGGCTACGACATCATTTACTTCTGGGTTGCCCGTATGATCTTTACAGCTATGGAGTTCACGGGAGAGAAGCCGTTTGCTGATGTGTTGATGCACGGTCTGGTACGCGATTCCGAAGGGCTGAAAATGTCCAAATCGCTGGGCAACGGCGTTGATCCGCTGGAAGTTATCGAGAAATACGGTGCGGATGCTATGCGTTATATGATTTCCACCAGTAGCACTGCAGGTCAGGACCTTCGTTTCCGCTGGGAGCGGGTGGAGCAGGCGCGGAATTTTGCCAACAAGATCTGGAATGCTTCACGCTTTGCCCTTATGAATCTTGAAGGGGTAACCTTTGAAGATATCGACATTACAGGGGAGCTTAGCACGGCTGATCGTTGGATTTTACACCGTCTGAACGAAACTTCCCGTGATATTACGCGTCTAATGGATTCGTACGAGTTCGGAGAGATTGGCCGCCAGCTGTACAACTTTATCTGGGACGATTTATGCGACTGGTACATTGAATTTGCGAAGCTTTCACTATATGGCACTAACCCTGCAGCCAAGGCCAAGACTCAATCCGTCCTTGCATACACCCTTGACCGGACGCTGCGCTTGATTCACCCGTTCATGCCGTTCATCTCCGAAGAGATTTGGCAGCATTTGCCGCATAACGGTGAGACTATTACACTGGCAGCTTGGCCTGAGTACGACACTGCACTGGAGAACACTGAAGCTGTGGCGGAAATGAACCTATTGATGGACGTGATCCGAGCCGTTCGGAATATCCGTGCAGAAGTGAATGTTCCAATGAGTAAGAAGGTTGAGTTGATCGTTAAGGCCAGCAATGCTGAAACCTTGAGCATCATCAACCGCAATGACAATTACATCAGCCGATTCTGTAATACTTCTTCGTTCGAGGCAGGCTTGAATCCAGAAACACCGGATAAGGTAATGTCTGCTGTGGTTACGGGTGCGGAGTTACTTCTGCCGTTGTCCGGTCTGATTGATATTGAACAAGAAATTGCCCGTCTGGAAAAAGAAGTGCAAACCCTGAACAATGAGGTTGAGCGCGTGGAGAAAAAGCTGGGCAATCAAGGCTTCGTTGCCAAGGCGCCGGCTAAAGTCATCGAAGAGGAACGGGCTAAGCAAGCCGATTACTCCGCCAAACGGGAAAAGGTGCTTGCCCGTATTGCAGAGCTGAGAGGATAA